One genomic segment of uncultured Desulfobacter sp. includes these proteins:
- a CDS encoding sugar phosphate nucleotidyltransferase, translated as MNNIAVIILAAGKGSRMKSDLAKVLHKVAGKSMVNHVIEAAMVVASSHIHVVVGHQAEKVQKEIQKIHNVQFALQKELLGTGDAVKVALPGIDACVEHVLVLCGDVPLIKKRTIADLVSAHQNQPADLTVLAAKVNDPTGYGRIIQDDDGQLLAIREEVDATDLERQIDIVNSGIFCFEKRFLESGLGRIQNNNSQGEYYLTDLVEVAVQNRAKTLVKITDDAEQVMGVNTIEQLTRINTAFHKISNEIS; from the coding sequence ATGAACAATATTGCAGTTATCATACTGGCTGCAGGAAAAGGCAGTCGCATGAAATCGGATTTGGCTAAGGTACTCCACAAAGTCGCAGGGAAAAGCATGGTCAATCACGTGATAGAAGCGGCTATGGTAGTCGCTTCAAGCCATATTCATGTCGTGGTAGGCCACCAGGCTGAAAAAGTGCAAAAAGAGATCCAAAAAATTCATAATGTGCAATTTGCCCTTCAAAAAGAATTGTTAGGGACAGGGGATGCAGTGAAAGTAGCATTGCCCGGAATTGATGCCTGTGTAGAGCATGTCTTGGTTTTGTGTGGAGACGTTCCGTTAATAAAAAAGCGGACCATCGCTGATTTGGTTTCAGCTCACCAGAACCAACCGGCTGACTTGACTGTGCTCGCAGCTAAGGTAAATGATCCGACTGGTTATGGCAGAATTATCCAGGATGATGACGGGCAGCTTCTTGCCATCCGTGAAGAGGTTGATGCGACTGATTTGGAACGGCAGATTGATATTGTTAATTCCGGAATTTTTTGTTTTGAAAAGCGGTTTCTTGAATCCGGCCTGGGACGGATTCAAAATAATAATAGTCAAGGAGAGTATTATCTTACCGACCTTGTGGAGGTTGCTGTCCAAAACAGAGCCAAGACACTTGTTAAGATCACCGATGACGCTGAACAGGTCATGGGCGTTAATACCATTGAGCAGTTAACCCGCATCAATACAGCGTTTCATAAGATATCGAATGAAATATCTTGA
- a CDS encoding cell division protein ZapA, which yields MDEIVKIELFGEEFKFKPDKDQAYDSVKIAAHVKEYIDEAESLFQNKTSSKNRMAILLLAAMNLSKDYHDLRLKYSDLEEDIEKRVSSLLEKIDNTMK from the coding sequence TTGGATGAGATCGTTAAAATTGAGCTTTTCGGGGAAGAATTTAAGTTTAAACCGGATAAAGACCAAGCGTATGATTCGGTAAAGATTGCAGCCCATGTTAAAGAATACATAGATGAAGCAGAAAGCCTTTTCCAAAATAAAACCAGCAGTAAAAACAGGATGGCTATTCTGCTTCTTGCAGCCATGAATTTATCCAAGGATTATCATGACCTGCGTTTGAAGTATTCAGACCTTGAAGAAGATATTGAAAAAAGAGTATCATCCTTATTGGAGAAAATAGACAATACAATGAAATAA
- the atpF gene encoding F0F1 ATP synthase subunit B, with protein sequence MLMEKINWKKHLKVSATVVVLVAGATVAWASGGGDGHAAHQNAWHDIDTWKVLNFVLLVIGCFFIARKPVAQFFSSRTKGIEEELTSLEQKKADAEKKLAEYETRFRNLEQESEMIVEDYIKQGEDAKKRILEEAEAQAEKLEDMAKRNIEQEFKAAKATLQQEVVDRAMEQAQALIKKSITTQDQNRLVDEYLKKVEA encoded by the coding sequence ATGTTAATGGAAAAAATTAATTGGAAAAAACACCTTAAAGTTTCCGCAACTGTCGTGGTCCTTGTGGCTGGCGCGACAGTGGCTTGGGCTTCCGGTGGCGGTGACGGTCACGCAGCGCATCAGAATGCATGGCACGATATTGATACTTGGAAAGTACTTAATTTCGTCCTTCTTGTGATTGGTTGCTTTTTCATTGCTAGAAAGCCGGTGGCACAGTTTTTTTCTTCCCGTACAAAAGGGATTGAAGAAGAGTTAACAAGCTTGGAACAGAAAAAGGCCGACGCAGAGAAGAAACTTGCAGAATACGAAACCCGGTTTAGAAATCTTGAACAGGAATCTGAAATGATTGTTGAAGATTACATCAAGCAGGGTGAAGATGCCAAGAAAAGAATTCTTGAAGAGGCTGAAGCCCAGGCTGAAAAACTTGAAGATATGGCAAAGCGCAATATCGAACAAGAGTTCAAAGCTGCAAAGGCGACTCTTCAGCAGGAAGTTGTGGATCGTGCAATGGAGCAGGCACAGGCGCTCATTAAAAAATCCATCACAACCCAGGATCAGAATCGTCTGGTCGATGAATACTTGAAAAAGGTGGAGGCATAA
- a CDS encoding F0F1 ATP synthase subunit epsilon: MADKFFLEVVTPQQAIVSEDIQSISAPGSEGEFCALKGHTTFLTSLKIGSIRYQDAAGNERMLFVNGGFAEVLPDKVTILAESAERSEDIDLTRAKEALARAEKRLSDKAADVDIMRAQAALHRAIFRIKMAQVR, from the coding sequence ATGGCTGATAAATTTTTTCTTGAGGTGGTAACGCCGCAACAGGCTATTGTCAGTGAAGATATCCAAAGCATTTCAGCTCCCGGCAGTGAAGGTGAATTCTGTGCCTTGAAAGGGCATACAACCTTTTTGACCTCGTTAAAAATCGGTAGTATCCGTTATCAAGATGCAGCCGGTAATGAGCGTATGCTTTTTGTCAATGGCGGTTTTGCCGAAGTGCTTCCGGATAAGGTTACTATTCTAGCGGAATCTGCTGAACGCAGTGAGGATATTGATCTTACTCGGGCAAAAGAGGCCCTGGCTCGTGCTGAGAAACGATTGAGTGACAAAGCGGCAGATGTAGATATTATGCGTGCTCAGGCTGCTTTGCATCGGGCTATATTTCGGATTAAAATGGCTCAAGTCCGCTAA
- the atpG gene encoding ATP synthase F1 subunit gamma: MATLKEVQSKIVSVKKTRQITSAMKMVATSRLRGSQNAMEAFKPYASKFAEVLGSIAGKSGEEASPLLISKDEVKKVALLLCTSDRGLCGGFNINLINKAQTMLKSELQGKEVSFVCYGKKGRDWAKKQGNSIDAEYIGVVGGNVEFSVASGSGQVLIDSFLEGNVDEVYLIYSDFQGMAKQIPTVKQILPIPSLDDVVEQGEAAPAEDGTFLPEHICEPSSDALLGQMLPKNIFIQIYDALLQTSTSEHAARMRAMENATKACEDLVDELQTIFNKTRQAGITSDLMDIVGGAEALKG, translated from the coding sequence ATGGCAACATTAAAAGAAGTACAATCGAAAATAGTCAGTGTAAAAAAGACTAGACAGATTACCTCTGCCATGAAAATGGTCGCTACTTCAAGATTGCGCGGTTCCCAGAATGCCATGGAGGCATTTAAACCCTATGCTTCTAAATTTGCAGAGGTTCTGGGATCCATTGCCGGGAAATCAGGGGAGGAAGCATCCCCCCTTTTGATCTCCAAAGATGAAGTAAAAAAGGTGGCCCTGCTCCTGTGTACCTCAGACAGGGGTCTGTGTGGTGGATTTAACATTAATTTGATTAATAAAGCTCAAACTATGCTTAAATCTGAGCTTCAAGGAAAAGAGGTCTCTTTTGTCTGCTACGGCAAAAAGGGCCGCGACTGGGCAAAAAAACAGGGCAATTCCATTGATGCCGAATATATCGGCGTTGTGGGCGGCAATGTTGAATTCTCAGTGGCTTCCGGCTCAGGACAAGTATTGATCGACAGTTTCCTTGAAGGAAATGTGGATGAAGTGTATCTGATCTATTCTGATTTCCAGGGTATGGCAAAACAAATCCCGACAGTGAAACAGATTCTTCCCATCCCATCCCTTGATGATGTAGTAGAACAGGGAGAAGCCGCACCTGCGGAGGACGGTACATTTTTGCCGGAGCATATCTGCGAGCCGTCTTCGGATGCGCTTTTGGGTCAAATGCTTCCCAAAAATATCTTTATTCAGATATATGATGCACTGCTTCAAACCTCAACGTCGGAACATGCCGCACGTATGCGAGCCATGGAAAATGCAACCAAGGCATGTGAAGATCTTGTGGATGAACTGCAGACCATATTTAACAAAACCCGTCAGGCCGGTATTACATCCGACCTTATGGATATTGTCGGCGGTGCCGAAGCCCTTAAGGGGTAA
- the atpA gene encoding F0F1 ATP synthase subunit alpha, translating into MEIKAEEISQIIKDQIKGFDAQVDLSETGVVLSAGDGIARVYGLEKVKAMELVEFPGGILGLALNLEEDNVGVAILGDDKVIKEGDMVKRTDRIASVPVGEALLGRVVTTTGEPVDGKGPISSDTYMNMELVAPGVIARKGVHEPCYTGSKAIDGMTPVGRGQRELIIGDRQIGKTAVAVDAIIAQKESGIKCIYVACGQKKSTVAQVVAALEEHGAMEYTTVVVASASESAAMQYLAPYAGCAMGEYFRDKGEHALIVYDDLSKQAVAYRQVSLLLRRPPGREAFPGDIFYNHSRLLERSAKMSDELGAGSLTALPIIETQEGDVSAFIPTNVISITDGQIFLDKDLFFAGIRPAIDVGLSVSRVGGAAQVKAMKQVAGTLRLDLAQFRELEAFAAFGSDLDAATQKQLTRGERLVELLKQPQYQPLPMEKQVTILYAGTKGYLDAYPQEAVPAYEAGLYPFVESRFPEVFSGLKEKQKIDDELEAKLKECLTAYAGEFKETLS; encoded by the coding sequence ATGGAAATTAAAGCAGAAGAAATAAGCCAGATAATCAAAGATCAAATTAAAGGGTTTGATGCACAGGTTGATCTGAGCGAAACAGGTGTCGTTCTGTCAGCGGGTGACGGTATTGCCCGTGTTTATGGTTTGGAAAAGGTAAAAGCCATGGAGCTGGTTGAGTTTCCCGGCGGGATTCTGGGTCTTGCGCTCAACCTTGAAGAAGACAACGTCGGTGTGGCCATTCTTGGTGATGACAAAGTTATCAAAGAAGGCGACATGGTTAAGAGAACTGATCGTATCGCTTCCGTCCCCGTTGGTGAAGCACTGCTGGGACGCGTTGTAACCACCACAGGCGAACCTGTTGACGGTAAAGGTCCCATCTCTTCTGATACATATATGAACATGGAGCTGGTTGCTCCGGGTGTTATTGCCAGAAAAGGTGTTCACGAGCCCTGCTACACCGGCTCTAAGGCGATTGACGGTATGACTCCGGTGGGTCGCGGCCAGCGTGAATTGATCATTGGTGACCGTCAGATCGGTAAAACAGCGGTTGCTGTTGACGCCATCATCGCCCAGAAAGAAAGCGGTATTAAATGCATCTATGTTGCCTGCGGCCAGAAAAAATCTACGGTTGCTCAGGTGGTTGCGGCCCTTGAAGAGCACGGTGCCATGGAATACACAACGGTTGTTGTGGCCTCTGCTTCCGAGTCTGCCGCCATGCAGTACCTGGCGCCTTACGCTGGTTGCGCCATGGGCGAATATTTCCGTGACAAAGGGGAACATGCCCTGATCGTTTATGACGACCTTTCAAAACAGGCTGTTGCTTACCGTCAGGTATCTCTGTTGCTCAGACGTCCGCCTGGACGTGAAGCGTTCCCCGGCGATATTTTTTACAACCATAGCCGTCTGCTGGAACGTTCCGCCAAGATGAGTGATGAGCTTGGTGCCGGTTCCCTGACAGCCCTTCCCATCATTGAAACCCAGGAAGGTGACGTATCCGCATTTATTCCCACAAACGTTATCTCCATTACCGACGGCCAGATCTTCCTGGATAAAGACCTTTTCTTTGCCGGTATCCGTCCGGCCATCGACGTTGGACTCTCCGTCTCCCGGGTTGGTGGTGCAGCCCAGGTTAAAGCCATGAAACAGGTGGCCGGTACCCTGCGTCTGGACCTTGCCCAGTTCAGAGAGCTTGAAGCTTTTGCCGCGTTCGGTTCCGACCTTGATGCCGCAACCCAAAAACAGCTGACCCGTGGTGAAAGATTGGTTGAGTTGCTCAAACAGCCCCAGTACCAGCCGCTTCCCATGGAAAAACAGGTAACCATTCTTTATGCCGGTACCAAAGGATATCTTGATGCCTATCCCCAAGAAGCCGTTCCTGCCTACGAGGCCGGTTTGTATCCCTTTGTTGAAAGCCGTTTTCCGGAAGTGTTCTCCGGTCTCAAGGAAAAACAAAAAATTGATGATGAACTTGAGGCTAAGCTGAAAGAATGCCTTACCGCCTATGCCGGAGAATTTAAGGAAACCCTCAGCTAG
- the atpH gene encoding ATP synthase F1 subunit delta yields MKNLAVSRRYAKALILIGQEDGQAEGYNNELSAMVGLLDSQQGFEQALTNPLIGKNERKKLLESVIAAAGFSKVMSSFLSLLFDKGRIGFLRDITAYYNTMADELKGVVRATVVAATNLSKTNINKIQKSLTKKTGKTVVLDVQKDSNLIGGIITKIGDLVLDGSVKTQLINMRETLKKGESV; encoded by the coding sequence ATGAAGAATCTTGCAGTTTCAAGGCGTTATGCCAAGGCGTTGATTTTGATAGGCCAGGAGGATGGTCAGGCGGAGGGGTACAATAATGAACTTTCCGCGATGGTTGGGCTTTTAGACTCCCAACAGGGTTTTGAACAGGCCCTTACCAACCCGCTAATCGGAAAAAATGAACGTAAAAAGCTTCTTGAGTCGGTAATTGCTGCTGCAGGCTTTTCAAAAGTGATGAGTTCTTTTTTGTCATTGCTTTTTGATAAAGGTAGGATCGGTTTTCTCAGAGACATTACAGCCTATTATAACACAATGGCTGATGAGCTTAAAGGTGTTGTCAGGGCAACTGTTGTGGCTGCTACGAACTTGTCCAAGACAAACATCAATAAAATCCAGAAGTCGTTGACGAAGAAAACCGGTAAAACCGTTGTGCTTGATGTGCAAAAAGATTCAAATCTTATCGGCGGTATTATCACAAAAATCGGCGATCTGGTTCTTGACGGCAGCGTAAAAACCCAGCTGATCAATATGAGGGAAACTTTAAAAAAAGGTGAGAGTGTATAA
- the rodA gene encoding rod shape-determining protein RodA, whose protein sequence is MFDRRLVSNFDWGFLLVIFFICILGLIILYSAVTAGYDGTALHPLFKRQVVWLAVGFVIMMGCLVIDFKEFAKLHFLIYAICVGLLVATWLVGHTGGGSQRWLVLGPVRIQTSELMKISLIISLASVFSDSISPEGLGFTHLIKPAILCVIPFGLIFIQPDLGTGLLLLLIAGCLTIFVKVEKKVLFIIGGAGLSLVPLVWFFGLKDYQKDRILTFLNPERDPLGAGYHIIQSKIAIGSGMLTGKGFLHGTQNALNFLPEQHTDFILSVLAEEWGLVGCVVLLILYFLLLFWGVNISYNCRNMFGSLLAMGITIMIFWQIFINVGMVMGLMPVVGVPLPLVSYGGSSVVTNMVGFGILLNISMRKFNTA, encoded by the coding sequence ATGTTTGACCGCCGTCTCGTATCAAATTTTGACTGGGGATTTCTTTTAGTTATTTTCTTTATTTGTATTTTGGGGCTGATCATCCTTTATTCGGCGGTGACCGCTGGGTATGACGGAACTGCCCTGCATCCCCTGTTTAAAAGACAGGTTGTCTGGCTTGCCGTTGGGTTTGTCATCATGATGGGCTGCCTTGTCATTGATTTTAAAGAGTTTGCCAAATTACATTTCCTTATATATGCCATATGTGTCGGACTTTTAGTAGCCACCTGGCTTGTGGGGCATACCGGCGGCGGCTCCCAGCGCTGGTTGGTGTTAGGTCCTGTTCGGATACAAACCTCGGAACTGATGAAAATTTCTTTGATCATCAGCCTGGCTTCAGTGTTCTCAGATAGTATCAGTCCCGAAGGTTTAGGCTTCACGCATCTTATCAAGCCTGCGATTTTATGTGTTATCCCCTTTGGCCTTATCTTTATTCAGCCCGATCTTGGTACAGGGCTTTTGCTTCTGCTTATTGCCGGCTGTCTTACTATATTTGTAAAAGTTGAAAAAAAAGTTTTATTCATTATAGGGGGGGCGGGGCTCTCTCTGGTTCCTCTGGTATGGTTTTTTGGTCTTAAGGATTATCAGAAAGACAGGATTTTAACCTTTTTGAATCCTGAGCGGGATCCTCTTGGTGCGGGGTATCACATCATTCAGTCCAAGATTGCCATAGGCTCCGGCATGCTTACCGGGAAGGGGTTTCTCCATGGGACCCAGAATGCTTTAAATTTTCTGCCTGAACAGCATACGGATTTTATTCTTTCCGTATTGGCCGAAGAGTGGGGGCTTGTAGGGTGTGTTGTGCTGCTGATCCTCTACTTTCTTTTGTTGTTTTGGGGGGTGAATATTTCTTACAATTGCCGAAATATGTTTGGCTCCCTTTTGGCCATGGGTATTACCATTATGATATTTTGGCAGATTTTTATCAATGTCGGCATGGTCATGGGCCTGATGCCCGTGGTCGGGGTGCCTTTACCCTTGGTTTCCTATGGAGGATCTTCGGTTGTAACCAACATGGTCGGCTTTGGTATTTTGCTTAATATCAGCATGCGAAAATTCAACACAGCCTGA
- the atpD gene encoding F0F1 ATP synthase subunit beta: MAENIGKISQVLGAVVDVEFEPGKLPPVLTALTVTNPTIGDMEDNLVIEVAQHLGDNVVRCIGMDVTDGLQRGMPVKDTGSPIMMPVGEASLGRVLNVVGRPVDGLGDISQDKMLPIHRHAPSFIEQDTTVRVLETGVKVIDLLVPFPRGGKMGMFGGAGVGKTVIMMEMVNNIAMQHGGISVFGGVGERTREGNDLYHEMKDSGVLPKCALVYGQMTEPPGARARVALSALTCAEYFRDEEGQDVLLFVDNIFRFTQAGAEVSATLGRMPSAVGYQPTLAVDMGELQERITSTDKGSITAVQCVYVPADDLTDPAPATTFAHLDGTVVLSRQIAELGIYPAVDPLDSTSRILDAAYIGEEHYNVARVVQQTLQKYKELQDIIAILGMDELSDEDKITVQRARKLQKFLSQPFHVAETFTGMPGIFVKVEDTVRSFKEIIEGKHDGLPENAFYMVGAIEDAIEKAKSE; this comes from the coding sequence ATGGCTGAAAATATAGGTAAAATTTCACAGGTCCTCGGCGCTGTTGTTGACGTTGAGTTCGAGCCCGGAAAACTTCCTCCGGTACTGACTGCTCTGACAGTAACAAACCCCACCATCGGGGATATGGAAGACAATCTGGTAATTGAGGTGGCGCAGCACCTGGGTGACAATGTGGTTCGCTGCATCGGCATGGACGTAACCGATGGTCTTCAAAGGGGTATGCCGGTAAAAGATACCGGCTCTCCCATTATGATGCCGGTGGGCGAAGCTTCCCTGGGCCGTGTTCTTAATGTTGTGGGGCGCCCGGTTGACGGTCTTGGCGATATCTCCCAAGACAAAATGCTGCCCATCCACAGACATGCCCCCTCTTTTATCGAACAGGATACGACTGTTCGCGTTCTTGAAACCGGCGTAAAGGTTATCGACCTTCTGGTTCCCTTCCCCCGTGGCGGTAAAATGGGGATGTTCGGCGGTGCCGGTGTTGGTAAAACCGTTATCATGATGGAAATGGTAAACAACATCGCCATGCAGCATGGTGGTATTTCTGTTTTCGGCGGCGTTGGTGAAAGAACCCGTGAAGGTAACGACCTTTATCATGAGATGAAAGACTCCGGCGTACTTCCCAAATGTGCGCTTGTTTACGGTCAGATGACTGAGCCTCCCGGCGCGCGTGCCCGTGTTGCTCTGTCTGCTTTGACTTGCGCTGAATACTTCCGTGATGAAGAAGGCCAGGACGTGCTTCTCTTTGTCGACAACATCTTCCGTTTCACCCAGGCCGGTGCCGAAGTTTCTGCAACGCTTGGACGTATGCCGTCTGCCGTTGGTTATCAGCCGACACTTGCGGTTGACATGGGTGAGCTGCAGGAACGTATTACATCCACCGACAAAGGCTCCATTACTGCTGTTCAGTGTGTTTACGTACCTGCCGATGACTTGACTGACCCGGCACCTGCCACCACATTCGCACATCTTGACGGAACCGTTGTTCTTTCCCGTCAGATTGCAGAGCTTGGTATTTATCCGGCTGTGGATCCCCTTGACTCCACATCAAGAATCCTTGATGCTGCGTATATTGGCGAAGAACATTATAATGTTGCCCGGGTCGTCCAGCAGACCCTGCAAAAATATAAAGAGCTTCAGGATATTATTGCGATTCTGGGTATGGACGAGTTGTCTGATGAAGATAAAATCACTGTACAACGTGCCAGAAAGCTTCAGAAGTTCCTGTCCCAACCGTTCCATGTGGCAGAAACATTTACCGGTATGCCCGGCATATTTGTAAAGGTTGAAGATACGGTTCGGTCTTTCAAGGAAATTATCGAAGGTAAGCATGATGGCCTTCCCGAAAATGCTTTCTATATGGTGGGGGCTATCGAAGACGCCATTGAAAAAGCCAAATCTGAATAA
- a CDS encoding ATPase: MITVIPDISAVYQMVNFLVLLFLLNLVLFKPVRNVILERKSKVGTLSSGAEKASADLEKQKDDYEKGLRQARGEGLKQKEVFIEEASAQEKEIIARINQKAQANFAQIKAQVAEESEQARKALEAEVEVYAKAIGEKILGRAC, translated from the coding sequence ATGATAACTGTGATTCCTGATATATCAGCGGTATATCAGATGGTTAATTTTCTTGTCCTGCTGTTCCTCCTCAACCTGGTTCTGTTCAAACCCGTTCGAAATGTCATTCTTGAAAGAAAGTCCAAGGTCGGCACTTTAAGTTCAGGTGCTGAAAAAGCCTCGGCTGATCTTGAAAAACAAAAGGATGATTACGAGAAAGGGTTGAGACAGGCAAGGGGTGAAGGCCTCAAGCAAAAAGAGGTGTTCATTGAGGAGGCGTCTGCTCAGGAAAAGGAAATTATTGCCCGGATCAATCAGAAAGCGCAGGCTAACTTTGCCCAAATTAAGGCACAGGTGGCTGAAGAAAGCGAACAGGCCCGTAAAGCGCTTGAGGCCGAGGTTGAGGTCTATGCCAAAGCCATCGGCGAAAAGATTCTCGGGAGGGCATGTTAA
- the rny gene encoding ribonuclease Y, protein MNFLMMLAFMLLLIAVGAVILYVIKTKIDQQRLDFQEEQRVAMEEAVKKAETLLKEAKLEARSRLLEMKSTFDTETEETRAELKKEERRLSKKSEKLDRLEDQFAKKEKSIEKNERDVAEKLESVTRKEESYTQLLEETKKELEKVSGMTLEQAKELLLKTMEDEARHEGAKMVKKITSEVKEKADKEAKKIISTAIQRYAGDYVAERTVSVVNLPGDEMKGRIIGREGRNIRALEAATGIDLIIDDTPEAVILSGFNPVRREVARLSLEKLISDGRIHPARIEDVVARATEEVDLAIKEAGEQAAFDLGVHGIDPELIKVLGKLKFRTSYAQNVLQHSVEVAFIAGIIAAELGLDIKLAKRMGLLHDIGKAVDHEVDGAHAIIGAKLAKKYGESQSVVNAIASHHEDQMPESVYDFIVQSADALSGARPGARKESLENYVKRLEDLENIANSFDGVVNTYAIQAGREIRVITESEKITDESAMLLSKDIARQIEENLTFPGQVKVVVIRETRAVEYTRK, encoded by the coding sequence ATGAATTTTCTAATGATGCTTGCATTCATGCTGTTGCTGATAGCTGTTGGTGCGGTCATTTTATATGTGATAAAAACAAAAATTGATCAGCAACGACTTGATTTCCAGGAAGAACAACGCGTTGCCATGGAAGAAGCAGTTAAAAAAGCTGAAACTCTGCTTAAGGAAGCAAAGCTTGAGGCCCGATCTCGCCTGCTTGAAATGAAGAGCACTTTTGATACCGAGACAGAAGAGACCCGGGCTGAATTAAAAAAAGAGGAAAGAAGGCTTTCTAAAAAAAGTGAAAAGCTTGACAGGCTTGAAGATCAATTTGCCAAAAAAGAAAAATCCATAGAAAAAAATGAACGGGATGTTGCGGAAAAACTTGAATCTGTAACCCGGAAAGAAGAATCCTATACCCAGCTTCTTGAAGAGACAAAAAAAGAACTTGAAAAAGTTTCCGGGATGACCCTTGAGCAGGCCAAAGAACTGCTGCTTAAAACCATGGAGGATGAAGCCAGGCATGAAGGTGCTAAAATGGTTAAGAAGATCACCAGCGAAGTGAAGGAGAAAGCAGACAAAGAGGCTAAAAAGATTATATCGACTGCCATCCAGCGCTATGCGGGTGACTATGTGGCTGAACGCACTGTTTCTGTGGTTAACCTGCCCGGAGATGAAATGAAGGGTCGGATTATCGGCAGGGAAGGACGCAATATCAGGGCGTTGGAAGCCGCAACCGGCATTGATTTGATTATTGACGATACTCCGGAAGCTGTTATCTTGTCAGGATTCAACCCCGTCAGGCGGGAAGTGGCAAGGCTTTCTCTTGAAAAGTTGATTTCAGATGGCAGAATACATCCTGCCCGCATCGAGGATGTTGTGGCGCGTGCAACGGAAGAAGTTGATTTAGCAATTAAAGAAGCAGGGGAACAGGCTGCGTTTGACTTAGGCGTGCACGGTATTGATCCTGAACTCATCAAGGTGCTTGGCAAGCTTAAATTTAGGACTTCCTATGCCCAGAATGTCCTGCAACATTCTGTTGAAGTGGCGTTTATAGCCGGTATTATTGCTGCTGAGCTTGGTCTGGATATAAAGCTTGCCAAACGTATGGGACTGCTTCACGATATTGGGAAGGCCGTGGATCATGAAGTCGATGGGGCACATGCCATCATTGGCGCCAAGCTTGCTAAAAAATATGGTGAAAGCCAAAGCGTTGTCAATGCCATTGCATCCCACCATGAAGACCAAATGCCTGAAAGTGTTTATGATTTTATCGTACAATCCGCTGATGCGCTTTCCGGTGCCAGACCCGGCGCCAGAAAAGAAAGCCTTGAAAATTACGTAAAACGGTTGGAAGATTTAGAAAATATTGCAAATAGTTTTGACGGCGTGGTAAATACCTATGCCATTCAGGCCGGACGTGAGATACGGGTCATTACTGAAAGTGAAAAAATTACTGATGAAAGTGCAATGCTGCTTTCAAAAGATATTGCCCGCCAGATTGAAGAGAATTTGACATTTCCGGGCCAGGTCAAAGTTGTTGTTATTCGGGAAACCAGAGCGGTTGAATATACCAGGAAATGA